One stretch of Siphonobacter curvatus DNA includes these proteins:
- a CDS encoding glycoside hydrolase family protein gives MIRTPLILLYSLLASIAFAQKTSVPATEMQQLYDEVKTPYKYGLVMVTEDNSKKMDCPTVFRKGKHWYMTYLQYDGRGYETWLAESKDLLHWENKGRLLSFSADTTLWDAHQKAGYNALQDTEWNGSYELKTYQNKYWMSYIGGNGRGYEAGDLSIGMAYTTKEPTQVHEWQRFPKPLFTAKDPDTRWWENRKLFKSSVIEDPQRLTGHRFVMYYNANGDSAKNNLKTRWFERIGMAVSDDMEHWQRFEAEPVLQHPVGITGDAVLQKIKGTWVMFYFGAFWEDQKAKGFNRFAASKDLVHWTDWKGSNLIEPSEPYDELYAHKSFVLKHQGVVYHFYCAVNKKDQRGIAVATSKDVGKSEKEFTKE, from the coding sequence ATGATTCGTACGCCGCTGATTCTACTATATTCGCTTCTTGCCTCGATTGCCTTTGCCCAGAAAACCAGTGTCCCTGCAACGGAAATGCAGCAGTTGTACGACGAAGTCAAAACGCCCTATAAGTACGGTCTGGTGATGGTCACGGAGGATAATTCCAAAAAGATGGATTGTCCCACCGTGTTCAGGAAAGGTAAACACTGGTACATGACCTATTTGCAGTACGACGGTCGCGGGTACGAAACCTGGTTAGCCGAAAGTAAAGACCTCTTGCACTGGGAAAACAAAGGCCGTCTGCTCTCCTTCTCCGCCGATACGACCCTGTGGGATGCTCACCAGAAAGCGGGATATAACGCTCTGCAGGATACGGAATGGAACGGGAGTTACGAGCTAAAAACCTATCAGAATAAATACTGGATGTCCTATATCGGGGGTAATGGCCGGGGTTACGAAGCGGGTGATTTATCCATCGGTATGGCCTATACAACGAAAGAACCTACCCAGGTACACGAATGGCAACGGTTTCCTAAACCCCTATTCACGGCCAAAGACCCCGATACCCGCTGGTGGGAAAATCGCAAGCTGTTTAAAAGTTCAGTCATCGAGGATCCGCAAAGGCTGACGGGACATCGCTTTGTGATGTACTACAACGCCAACGGGGATTCGGCGAAAAACAACCTGAAAACCCGCTGGTTCGAACGCATCGGCATGGCTGTTTCTGACGATATGGAGCATTGGCAACGCTTCGAAGCCGAACCCGTTCTCCAGCATCCGGTGGGTATTACGGGTGATGCAGTTCTCCAGAAAATCAAAGGTACCTGGGTGATGTTTTACTTCGGAGCCTTCTGGGAAGATCAGAAAGCCAAGGGGTTTAACCGTTTCGCTGCGTCCAAAGACCTCGTGCACTGGACCGACTGGAAGGGCTCCAATCTGATTGAGCCTTCCGAACCCTACGATGAATTATACGCCCACAAATCGTTCGTCCTCAAGCATCAAGGCGTCGTATATCATTTCTACTGTGCGGTGAATAAGAAAGATCAGCGGGGAATCGCTGTCGCTACTTCAAAAGATGTAGGAAAGAGTGAAAAGGAATTTACGAAAGAGTAA
- a CDS encoding glycoside hydrolase family 2 TIM barrel-domain containing protein encodes MKYVFIFLSLICLQTYAQVSPRQIESFNKDWTFVLADVPEAREVRFQHPQSQSVTLPHDWSIGGQFSKDHLTTTQGGALPTGIGWYRKTFTVPVTAQGKRVSIEFDGVHRNSEVWINGHSLGVRPSGYSSFQYDLTPHLKFGTEPNVIAVRVDNSVQPNSRWYTGSGIYRNVRLVTTSSTHIRPWAVFVTTPNVTAQQTQVQVQTQVSGGDRLVQTILDATGQVIATQQAKNVQKPIQLTLSKPTRWSIENPYLYTLRTQLYQNNQLVDQVETLFGVRSFRFDASKGFYLNDQPTKILGVCLHHDLGALGAAVHVRAMERQLELLKAMGCNAIRTSHNPPAPEFLDLCDRMGFLVMDEAFDMWKKKKSAKDYSMFWDQEHRRDLEDLVKRDRNHPSIILWSIGNEIREQFDSTGTTIAKELVQIVKNLDTSRPVTSALTENIPEKNFIYQSKALDILGFNYKHEAYADLPKTFPHQLFLPSETVSGLQTRGDYIMPSDSLQLWPRSGRSKLVEGNIDFTASAYDNVFAYWGSTHEDVWKVIKKYPHLAGCFVWSGFDFLGEPHPYPWPARSSYYGIIDLAGFPKDVYYMYQSEWTNTPMLHLFPHWNWEKTQTVDVWAYYNQADEVELFLNGKSLGTQKKTDERLHVQWRVKYEPGTLKAISRKNGKTVLTKEIHTAGKAARIELVADRKELNANGKDLSFVTVRILDEQGNLVPNAGHLVHFDVEGEGTLAGVDNGFPASTEPFQASYHRAYNGLCLAIIRTREKAGIIRLKASAEGLKGAEVVLQVKE; translated from the coding sequence ATGAAATACGTATTCATTTTTTTGTCGCTAATCTGTCTTCAAACCTACGCCCAGGTTTCCCCCCGACAAATCGAGTCATTCAATAAAGACTGGACGTTCGTACTTGCGGATGTGCCCGAGGCCAGAGAAGTCCGTTTCCAGCATCCCCAAAGCCAGTCCGTCACCCTGCCCCACGATTGGAGTATCGGTGGGCAGTTTAGTAAAGATCACCTGACTACTACGCAGGGCGGAGCCTTACCGACGGGCATCGGCTGGTACCGGAAAACGTTTACCGTGCCCGTTACGGCTCAGGGAAAACGCGTGTCCATCGAATTCGACGGCGTACACCGCAACAGCGAAGTCTGGATTAACGGGCACTCGCTGGGCGTTCGACCGAGTGGGTACAGCTCCTTTCAGTACGACTTGACGCCACATTTGAAATTCGGTACCGAACCCAACGTCATCGCCGTTCGCGTCGATAACTCCGTTCAGCCGAATTCCCGTTGGTACACGGGTTCCGGGATTTACCGTAATGTTCGGCTGGTCACCACTTCGTCCACGCACATCCGTCCCTGGGCCGTATTCGTAACGACGCCGAACGTGACCGCTCAGCAGACCCAGGTGCAGGTACAGACGCAGGTCTCGGGTGGCGACCGACTGGTGCAAACCATTCTGGACGCGACGGGGCAGGTAATCGCTACCCAACAGGCTAAAAATGTTCAGAAACCCATCCAGCTAACCCTTTCCAAACCGACTCGCTGGTCCATCGAAAACCCGTATCTGTACACCTTGCGGACGCAGTTGTATCAGAATAATCAACTGGTGGATCAGGTGGAAACGCTTTTTGGGGTGCGGTCTTTTCGTTTCGATGCCAGCAAAGGCTTTTACCTGAACGATCAGCCGACGAAAATCCTGGGCGTATGCCTGCACCACGATCTTGGAGCCCTCGGAGCGGCCGTTCACGTGCGGGCCATGGAACGGCAACTGGAGCTGCTGAAAGCCATGGGCTGCAACGCCATCCGTACCTCGCACAATCCCCCCGCTCCGGAGTTTCTGGACTTGTGTGACCGGATGGGTTTTCTGGTGATGGATGAAGCGTTTGATATGTGGAAGAAGAAAAAGTCCGCGAAAGATTATTCCATGTTTTGGGATCAGGAACATCGCCGGGATCTGGAAGATCTGGTGAAACGTGACCGTAATCACCCCTCCATCATCCTCTGGAGTATCGGCAATGAAATTCGCGAACAGTTTGATTCCACGGGTACTACGATTGCAAAAGAGCTGGTACAGATCGTTAAAAACCTGGATACCAGCCGTCCGGTAACGTCGGCTTTGACGGAAAACATTCCTGAGAAAAACTTCATCTATCAGTCGAAAGCCCTCGATATACTGGGCTTTAATTACAAGCACGAAGCCTACGCCGATCTGCCCAAAACCTTTCCCCATCAGCTTTTCCTGCCTTCCGAAACCGTTTCAGGCCTGCAAACCCGTGGCGACTATATCATGCCCTCGGACTCCCTGCAACTTTGGCCCCGCAGCGGCCGATCGAAACTGGTGGAGGGCAATATTGACTTTACGGCTTCGGCCTACGATAACGTGTTCGCGTACTGGGGTTCCACCCACGAAGACGTCTGGAAAGTCATCAAAAAATATCCCCATCTGGCGGGTTGTTTTGTCTGGTCTGGTTTCGATTTTCTGGGCGAACCGCACCCGTATCCCTGGCCCGCCCGCAGCTCGTACTACGGCATTATTGACCTGGCGGGTTTTCCGAAAGATGTGTACTACATGTATCAGTCGGAATGGACCAATACGCCGATGTTACACCTGTTTCCGCACTGGAACTGGGAGAAAACCCAGACCGTGGACGTCTGGGCCTACTACAATCAGGCCGACGAAGTGGAACTGTTCCTGAACGGAAAATCACTCGGTACCCAAAAGAAAACGGACGAACGCCTGCACGTGCAATGGCGGGTGAAGTACGAACCCGGAACCCTGAAAGCCATTTCCCGGAAAAACGGAAAAACGGTTCTGACGAAAGAAATCCACACCGCCGGAAAAGCCGCCCGTATCGAACTGGTAGCCGATCGGAAAGAGCTGAACGCTAACGGAAAAGATTTATCCTTCGTAACCGTTCGAATCCTGGATGAACAGGGAAATCTGGTACCGAATGCCGGGCATCTGGTGCACTTTGATGTCGAAGGCGAAGGAACGCTTGCGGGCGTTGACAACGGTTTTCCGGCGAGCACGGAACCCTTTCAGGCCTCGTACCACCGGGCTTACAATGGCCTGTGTCTGGCGATCATTCGCACCCGTGAAAAAGCGGGAATCATTCGACTAAAAGCTTCCGCGGAAGGCTTGAAGGGGGCGGAAGTCGTGTTGCAGGTAAAAGAATAA